In Lysobacter sp. FW306-1B-D06B, the sequence ATGACCTTCGACGACAAACTGGAAGTGGCACGCACGGCGGTCAGCACCGACTCCAAGCGCGTGGCACAAGTGGTACGCGACTGGGTGGAATCCGATGCCTGACACGACCGGTCTGACAGGCGTACAGCGCGCCGCCGTCGTCCTGCTCTCGCTCGGCGAGCAGCAGGCCGCCGAAGTGCTCAAGCACATGAGCGCCAAGGAAGTGCAGAAGCTCGGCGTCGCCATGACTTCGGTCAGCGGCGTCTCGCGCGAATCCGTGGGCAAGGTGATCGACCAGTTCGTCGAGACCCTCGCCCAGCCCAGCGGTCTGGGTTCGGGCGCCGACGAATACGTGCGCGCCGTGCTGGTGCAGGCGCTGGGCGAGGAACGCGCGAGCAGCCTGATCGACCGCATCCTGCTGGGCCGCAACACCTCCGGCCTGGACACGCTCAAGTGGATGGAGCCGCGCGCGATCGCCGACCTGGTGCGCAACGAACACCCGCAGATCATCGCGATCGTGATGGCGCACCTGGAAAGCGACCAGGCCGCCGACGCACTCAAGTGCCTGCCCGACCGCGTGCGCGCCGACGTGCTGCTGCGCATCGCCACGCTCGACGGCATTCCGCCCAACGCACTCAATGAACTCAACGACGTGATGGCCCGCCAGTTCGCCGGCGCGCAGAACCTGAAGTCCTCGTCCGTCGGCGGCGTGAAGGTGGCGGCCA encodes:
- the fliG gene encoding flagellar motor switch protein FliG, with the translated sequence MTGVQRAAVVLLSLGEQQAAEVLKHMSAKEVQKLGVAMTSVSGVSRESVGKVIDQFVETLAQPSGLGSGADEYVRAVLVQALGEERASSLIDRILLGRNTSGLDTLKWMEPRAIADLVRNEHPQIIAIVMAHLESDQAADALKCLPDRVRADVLLRIATLDGIPPNALNELNDVMARQFAGAQNLKSSSVGGVKVAANILNFMDSGQDEMILGTIGEIDNELGVRIRDLMFVFDNLAEIDDRAMQALLREVPNDKLAVALRGAEAKVREKITSNMSQRAAEILVEDMEARGPVRLAEVEAAQKEILAMVRKMADAGTIQLAAKAEAFV